In Beutenbergia cavernae DSM 12333, the DNA window CCAGGAGCGGGGGAGCGGCCCGCGGATCGGGCCGGCCGGTCCCGGAGTACCAGTCGACCGTCTCGCGGAACGCGAGGTGGGTCATCGCCCTCGCTCGCCGCATGGTCTCGTCCGGGGCGTGGTCCGGTGCCAGGACCAGGCCGCGGAACCGTTCGGCGAGCAGCGCCCTGTCGTCGGCGGTGAGCGCGCCGGCGGGTGACGTGATCTCGACGAGCATCATCGGCGCTCACCCGCCCCGGCGTGGTGGCCGTCAGCGTCGAACCCCTCGGGTGCGCGGTCCAGGAACGAGGTCACGGAGCGGATCTTGCCGTCCGGGGCGACGACGATCGTGTCGGTTCCCTCGGCGAACGACGTGCCGTCCTCGAGCACGATCTCCCAGGCGAGGCGGATCCGGTCGTGATGGTGGTCGGCCTCGTGGCGGGGCCGGAACGTCGCCGGGCCCACGTGCCCGACGAACTGCGTGCGGAAGTCGACGAGGGCCGGTGCGCCCGTCAGGACGCCCGGCACGGCGTGGTACTCGACGTCAGCGGTGAAGACCTCGGTGCCGAGGCGGGTCTGCACCTCGGGTGGCTCGGTGTTCCAGAACTGCACGTAGCGGGCGAGTGCGGGAGGCAGGTCGGTGGCGGTCATGGACGGCTCCTTCGTGTCGGGTGCGACGCCCTCGCGGCGTCCGCTCCGCCAGCCTGCGTCCCCCGCGCGCTGCACGTCGATGACGCCGGAGGTCATGGACGCTGTGCGCCGCCGTCCGGGACAGTGGGGCGATGACGACGACGGCGAGCGCGGCCCCGGCGGTCGGCGACCTCCTGCGCACCTGGCGGCAGCGACGCCGGCGGTCCCAGCTGGACCTGGCCGGCGCCGCGGACGTGTCGACGCGGCACCTCAGCTTCATCGAGACCGGCCGCTCGACGCCGAGCCGGGACATGATCCAGCGCTTGTGCGACGAGCTCGACGTCCCGCTGCGCGAGCGCAACGAGGTGTACCTCGCGGCAGGTTTCGCGCCGGTGCACCGCCGTCGTCCGCTCGCCGAGCTCGGGCCCGTCCTCGAGGCGGTGGACGCGGTGCTGGCGGGCCACGAACCGAACCCGGCTGTCGCCGTCGACGCCCGATGGGACATGCTCGGCGCCAACCGCGCCATGGAGCGTTTTCTCGCGGACATCCCGCCCCCGCTGGCCGAGCCGCCGGTCAACATGCTGCGCGTGACGCTCCATCCGGACGGTCTCGTGGCGCGCCTGCGGAACGGGCGGCAGTGGCGGGCGCACGCGCTCCGGCGCGTCCGGCGCCAGCTCGAGCGGACGGCGGACCCCCAGCTCGCGGCGCTGCTCGCCGAGCTCACCGCGTACCCGGTGCCGGACGGCGAGGACGCACCGGGCGGCGTGGGCGACGTCGTCGCTCCGATGCGCCTCGCGACCGACGCCGGTGACCTCTCCCTGCTGTACACGGTCACCGTGTTCGGCTCGCCCCGGGACGTCACCGTCGACGAGGTGGCGATCGAGACGTTCTTCCCGGCCGACGCCGCCACGCGCGCGGCGCTGACCGCGCTCGCCGCCTCCGACGGCTAGAGGTCCCCGAGCACGAGCGTCAGCGTCG includes these proteins:
- a CDS encoding helix-turn-helix domain-containing protein gives rise to the protein MTTTASAAPAVGDLLRTWRQRRRRSQLDLAGAADVSTRHLSFIETGRSTPSRDMIQRLCDELDVPLRERNEVYLAAGFAPVHRRRPLAELGPVLEAVDAVLAGHEPNPAVAVDARWDMLGANRAMERFLADIPPPLAEPPVNMLRVTLHPDGLVARLRNGRQWRAHALRRVRRQLERTADPQLAALLAELTAYPVPDGEDAPGGVGDVVAPMRLATDAGDLSLLYTVTVFGSPRDVTVDEVAIETFFPADAATRAALTALAASDG